The Pongo abelii isolate AG06213 chromosome 7, NHGRI_mPonAbe1-v2.0_pri, whole genome shotgun sequence genome contains the following window.
gtgagcgAAGGAAAAGGTGTGCAAGGAGCAGAAAAGTGGAGGGCTGGCTCGGGGTTTGGAGACTTGTCTGTCAATTCCCACAACAGAGACTTGGGAGGACTGGGTGGGTCCTGAAAAATTAGGTAAAGCAGAGTAGGTTGCCcggtattaatttaaaaataacataccGGCCTACCTGCCACCATCAGGGTTACCCTTGGCTTGGATGAAGTGATGGTAGTTGCCAGGGAGTCTGTTCCAGGGCACCATCAGTCTTCAGCGGCAAGGCTGATGAGATCCAAGTAGGAGGTTTTGGCCAGCTCGGGAAGGGATGGGGGCGGTCCTTGCTGGGGCTGCTCATAGTCCGACTTCCAGTGGGGTCCTCCGCAGATGGGGCACGGCCTGGTGCGCTTACCTGAGTTTGGGCATTGTCTGGACCAGTGGCCTTCATTGCCGCACTTGAAACAGGCACCAGGTGGAGGTAGATTGCTAGGAGGCTTCTGTGTGGAGCTGCGGCCCCGTGGGCCTGCAGGGCCCCTGATGGCAGAGGTAAGCATTCGAAACTCTGCGGGTTTTTGccttttagtttcctcattatGATTGTTAAAGACTTTGAAGGCTAAATTTAGAAGGtcttgttgtggggtttgagggccgtcATCAAGCTTCTGAAGCTTGTGCCGAATATAGGGGGTGGATTGGGAGATGAACCGAAGGTTTAAGATAGTGGTTCCTTCTGGGCTAGCTGGGTCTAGGTTGGTATATTTTTTAATGGCTTCAgttaaatgagagagaaaaagggctGGGTTTTCATTAGGACCTTGGGTgatttctgaaagtttttcatAGTTTACCACTTTATGGGCACCCTTTTTGAGTCCTGCAAGGAGACACACAATTATGTGGTTTCAACGGTGGCATCCAGAGGCCCTGTCTTGATAATCCCAGTGGGGGTCCTGGTTGGGGACTGCCTCTGCACCAGTAGGCTGGGCAGGAGCTTGGTGATGAATGGTATCAGCATGTGCCTGAGCTATGGTCCAGATACGGTCTCGGTCTTCTGGGGTGAGGGTGGAAGAGCGGATAACCTAGAGGTCATGCCGGGTTAGTTCATAAGACTGGGTGAGGTACtaaaattttctaatataaaagGTAGCATCTTCTGGAAATGAACCGAAGCTTTTGTTAATTTGAGAGAGATCAACGAGGCAGAAGGGAACATGAACTCTAACAATACCTTAATTTTCTGCTACTTTCTGAAGGGGGCATTCTAGCACAGGCGTGCATGGGCCAAAGATGGCGCCCAAGCAAGTAAgggcaggagagaaggaagaagccgGAAGTGGTTCCTGCGAGGGTTTGAAGGGGGAAGGGTGGTTGAGTTGATAAGCAGTGGAGGATAGGGGCGTAAGGTGGTGGGATGGGTTTACAAGCCTCAGGAGAGGGCGGTGGGGGAGGAGAATGGGTACAGGCAATACTAGAATTGTCCTGAGGAGGGGACGGTGTAGGAAAAGAAGTGGATACTGCTAACTAAGAAGATGGCGACTGGGAAGATGGCAGCTGAGAAGACAATGAGGAGGCTTGCGGGGGTTAAAGAAGGTGGTTGAGAGGAAGAGGTAAGGGCTGGGAGGGGTGGACAGCAGTCTGCTGGATTTAATGAGGAAAAAGAGGTAGGGTTGGGAAGAGAAAGGCGATCAGGGTGGCAAGAATGGAGAAGGATTTGAACAGGTAAGAAAGAATTGCAGAGGTTGGGTTGTGATTTGAGTGTAAAAAGGCCTGGACATAAGGAACTTCTCATTTCTTCAGTCGTCAGCAATAATTGCTTAAGTCAATTAAAATTGTAAAGTTGAATGTTTCATTTGCGGGCCATTTGGACCCATTATTTAATTCGTATTGTGGCCAGACTGAACTGCAAAAAAGACAAGGCACTTAGGGCAGATATCTTGCCTGAGGCCTAAGGTTTGTAGGTTTTTTTAATGAGGCAGCCTAGAGGGCTGTCCTTTGGAATGGAAGACTGGGAATTTCCCACAACAGAGGGTAGGCTGAGAGAACAAGGAAGAGGAGACCGTCCTGGACAGCAGGAGGGGGACAATAAAAGGAGCAATTGTCACTGCTGCCATTTTCGTTCCCAGAACACGATCTAATGGCTTAAAGGCGCCCCCCTAAGGCCAGATGATCAGCAAGTGCCTGGCACACGCCAGAGCCTTCTTGGACCAACGTTGGATTTTTGGACCAGAGAAATCAAGAGAGGCCATGTGGATTTTCCCCTGTTAACAGGGCTCCCGGGAAAACTTACCAGTAGGCAAGATCAGTGACCGATGTGCATGCACAGAGAGGCAATTGGAGGCTGAGGAGCTTCCTTTGTCCAGCTGCTATGGCTTGCTCTCCGGGGTGGAGGGGTAGGTCCACAGGGGATGCAGACCTGAGCCCCTCCCTGGTTTTGGCACCTGACTTAAGGTTCTTGTATCCGTTCGAACCCGGAGAGCGTGCCAACAGACAATACGAGGCGGTGTGGAGCAACATGCTGTTTTAATGAGttcctgggtgcaggcgggctgaggcctaaaatggcATCAGCACCAAGTGAGGACAGGGCAAAGGTTTTATAGTctcctgtaaacaggaagtgtcctAGTCTGACGTAACTGCTACGTTGTACCCGGATGGCCTCTTTCTTGATCTTCAGGGGTACGTGTCTTCCAGCCAGGGTAGGTGTCTTCCAGCCGGctttcttcctgcttctgctatttAGCTGGCCCACACTGCTGGCACAAGTAGCCTTGCgccttgggactgggcctgagaagggaggagttATTCATCCCCTTAAGCTTTCAGGCCCCAGGGAGAATCTTACATACTGGGCTGCATTTCCAGACGATTAGGGCATTTTAAGGCACAGGATGAggtaggaggtcggcacaagatacaggtcataaagaccttgcagataaaacagcttgcagtaaagaagctggcccaAACCCACCAAAATCAAGATTTTGACCAGAATGActctctggtcatcctcactgctacactcccaccagcatcatgacagtttacaaaagccatggcaacgtcaggaaggtaccctatatggtctaaaaaggggaggcatgaagagtccaccccttgtttagcatatcatcaagaaataaccataaaaatgggcaaccagcagccctaggggctgctctgtctatggagtagccattattttattcctttactttcttaataaacttgctttcactttatggactcgccctgaattctttcttgtgcaagatccaagaaccctctcttggggtctagatctggacccctttccagtaactgTATTACTGACCATCAAAGGAAACCCCATCTGAGCAATGGGTtccagacccccatctctaatcGTGAGCCCCATTCTGGAAGTCACTTGTAATGAGGAAAGTTATTCCATAAGCTGGCCC
Protein-coding sequences here:
- the LOC129060855 gene encoding LOW QUALITY PROTEIN: transcription factor NF-E4-like (The sequence of the model RefSeq protein was modified relative to this genomic sequence to represent the inferred CDS: inserted 1 base in 1 codon; deleted 1 base in 1 codon) → MAVDLGSHTPGSSGVTAATFRGRRLVNTREESVVLGGGGEVLSGVPGTWGALGPGASFGIKGMFPKGTVIMSTSPMCEGPVPRRKATCASSVGQLNSRSRKKAGWKTPTLAGRHVPLKIKKEAIRVQRSSYELIKTACCSTPPRIVCWHALRXSNGYKNLKSGAKTREGLRSASPVDLPLHPGEQAIAAGQRKLLSLQLPLCACTSVTDLAYWGPAGHGAAAPHRSLLAIYLHLVPVSSAAMKATGPDNAQTQVSAPGRAPSAEDPTGSRTMSSPSKDRPHPFPSWPKPPTWISSALPLKTDGALEQTPWQLPSLHPSQG